The following coding sequences are from one Nonlabens arenilitoris window:
- the lpxD gene encoding UDP-3-O-(3-hydroxymyristoyl)glucosamine N-acyltransferase has protein sequence MKFTVQQIADILEGTIVGDSEMQVSKLSKIEEGEAGSISFLSNAKYTPYIYTTNASAVIVNEDFVPDQDLSTTLIKVEDSYSAFTKLLEYYQLIKFNKSGVEQPSFLHESVIHGDGLYLAAFAYVSQNVKLGENVKIFSQVHISDNVTIGDNCIIHAGAKIMSDTIIGNNVTIHAGAVVGADGFGFSPNADGTYNKIPQTGIVIIEDNVDIGALTTIDRATLGATVIKKGAKLDNQIQIGHNVEIGENTVIAAQTGVAGSTKVGKSCRIGGQVGISGHLTIGDNVGIQAQSGVGRNIKDNSVIQGSPAFDYGDWNRSYVYFKNLKKLDGRIADLEKKNS, from the coding sequence ATGAAATTTACCGTACAACAGATTGCAGATATACTAGAAGGAACTATTGTAGGTGACTCTGAAATGCAAGTTTCTAAGCTATCTAAAATAGAAGAAGGCGAGGCTGGTAGTATCAGTTTTTTATCTAATGCTAAGTATACACCTTATATATATACAACAAACGCTAGTGCGGTTATTGTAAATGAAGACTTTGTTCCAGATCAGGACCTATCTACAACATTAATAAAGGTAGAAGATTCATATAGCGCGTTCACTAAATTACTTGAGTATTATCAATTAATCAAATTCAACAAAAGTGGTGTTGAGCAACCTAGTTTCTTGCATGAATCAGTTATCCATGGTGATGGATTATATCTAGCGGCGTTTGCCTACGTTTCTCAAAATGTCAAACTAGGTGAAAATGTAAAGATCTTTTCACAAGTACACATATCAGATAATGTAACTATAGGAGATAACTGTATCATCCACGCAGGTGCAAAAATTATGTCTGATACTATAATAGGTAATAACGTTACCATACATGCAGGCGCTGTTGTAGGAGCTGATGGTTTTGGTTTCTCACCTAACGCAGACGGTACTTATAATAAAATACCTCAAACAGGTATTGTCATTATAGAAGATAATGTTGATATAGGAGCGCTTACTACAATTGATAGAGCTACTCTAGGAGCCACTGTCATTAAAAAAGGAGCTAAGTTAGATAATCAAATACAGATAGGACATAATGTAGAGATTGGAGAAAATACGGTTATAGCGGCCCAAACCGGTGTTGCTGGTTCTACAAAGGTAGGTAAGAGCTGTCGTATAGGTGGTCAGGTAGGTATTTCAGGACATTTAACGATAGGTGATAATGTTGGGATACAAGCGCAAAGTGGTGTAGGCAGAAATATAAAAGATAATAGTGTTATACAAGGTTCACCAGCATTTGATTATGGCGATTGGAACCGTTCTTATGTATATTTTAAAAATTTAAAAAAGCTAGACGGCAGGATTGCTGATCTTGAGAAAAAGAATTCATAG
- a CDS encoding bifunctional UDP-3-O-[3-hydroxymyristoyl] N-acetylglucosamine deacetylase/3-hydroxyacyl-ACP dehydratase, with amino-acid sequence MTTTDFKQTTISKDVSLTGVGLHTGNDVTLVFKPAPANHGYKFQRVDLEGQPVIEADANFVTDTKRGTTLDKNGVHINTCEHVLAALVGLEIDNCLIEIDNSEPPIMDGSSKFFIEALEKAGIDSLDENRKEYVVKDVISYRDEETGSEIILMPSDSYQVTTMVDFGTKVLGTQNATLEKLSDFKSEISDSRTFSFLHEIEMLLEHGLIKGGDLNNAIVYVDKELSSKTMENLKKAFNKDNVSVKPNGILDNLTLHYPNEAARHKLLDVIGDLALVGTRIRGKVIANKPGHYVNTQFAKKLSKLIKLEARNNVPKIDLNQEPLMDVVKIMEVLPHRPPFLLIDKIFELSDSHVIGCKNVTMNEQFFNGHFPGAPVMPGVLIVEAMAQTGGILVLSTVPDPENYLTFFMKMDNVKFKRKVSPGDTLIFKCDLITPIRRGICHMQAYAYANGVLCAEAELMAQISKVK; translated from the coding sequence ATGACTACTACAGATTTTAAACAAACGACGATCTCTAAAGATGTTTCCTTAACAGGTGTAGGATTGCACACAGGGAATGATGTAACTTTAGTTTTTAAACCAGCACCAGCAAATCACGGCTATAAATTTCAGCGAGTTGATTTAGAAGGTCAGCCTGTGATTGAAGCAGATGCAAATTTTGTTACAGATACAAAGCGAGGAACAACATTAGATAAAAATGGAGTTCATATTAATACTTGTGAGCATGTCCTTGCAGCGCTGGTAGGTTTAGAAATAGATAACTGTCTTATTGAGATCGATAACAGTGAACCGCCTATCATGGATGGGTCATCAAAATTCTTTATTGAGGCATTAGAAAAAGCAGGTATAGATTCATTAGATGAAAATCGCAAAGAATATGTTGTTAAAGATGTTATCTCTTATCGTGATGAAGAAACGGGTAGTGAGATCATATTGATGCCTTCAGACTCTTATCAGGTGACTACGATGGTAGATTTTGGCACTAAAGTTTTAGGTACCCAAAATGCTACCCTAGAAAAATTATCTGACTTTAAATCAGAAATCTCAGATTCTAGAACGTTTAGTTTCTTGCACGAGATTGAGATGTTGCTAGAGCATGGTTTAATAAAAGGAGGAGATTTAAATAATGCCATCGTCTATGTAGATAAAGAACTTTCATCTAAAACGATGGAGAATCTTAAAAAAGCCTTTAATAAAGATAATGTGTCTGTAAAGCCTAATGGGATTTTAGATAATTTAACCTTACATTATCCTAATGAAGCTGCACGCCATAAACTTTTAGACGTAATAGGTGACCTTGCCCTTGTAGGAACCAGAATAAGAGGTAAAGTGATAGCTAACAAGCCTGGTCACTATGTAAATACACAATTTGCAAAAAAATTATCTAAGCTTATCAAGCTAGAAGCACGTAATAATGTTCCAAAAATTGATTTAAATCAAGAACCACTAATGGATGTGGTTAAAATTATGGAGGTATTACCGCATAGACCACCATTTTTATTAATAGATAAGATTTTTGAATTATCAGATAGTCACGTTATCGGTTGTAAAAACGTAACGATGAATGAGCAATTCTTTAATGGCCATTTCCCAGGAGCACCAGTTATGCCTGGAGTGTTAATCGTTGAAGCCATGGCTCAAACAGGTGGTATTTTAGTGTTAAGTACCGTTCCAGATCCAGAAAACTATTTAACATTCTTCATGAAAATGGATAATGTGAAATTCAAGCGTAAAGTTTCTCCAGGAGACACGCTTATATTTAAATGTGATTTAATAACACCTATTAGAAGAGGTATATGTCACATGCAAGCTTATGCTTATGCAAACGGTGTACTATGTGCCGAGGCTGAGTTAATGGCACAAATCTCAAAAGTAAAATAA
- the lpxA gene encoding acyl-ACP--UDP-N-acetylglucosamine O-acyltransferase, whose protein sequence is MNQPLAYVHPGAKIAKNVVIEPFTTIHNDVIIGEGTWIGSNVTIMEGARIGKNVSIFPGAVISAIPQDKKFEDEDTTTVIGDNTTIRECVTINRGTSDRMKTVIGKNCWIMAYCHIAHDCIVGDNCIFSNNSTLAGHITVGDHVVLAGMAAVQQFCQIGSHAFVTGGSLVRKDVPPFVKAGREPLSYVGINSVGLRRRGFELEKIREIQDIYRILYQKNYNVSQAVQIIEAEMSATNERDEIIEFIKNSKRGIMRGYVASN, encoded by the coding sequence ATGAATCAACCATTAGCATACGTACATCCAGGTGCAAAAATTGCCAAGAATGTAGTTATAGAACCATTTACAACTATTCATAATGACGTTATAATCGGTGAAGGGACATGGATAGGATCTAACGTTACCATTATGGAAGGTGCTCGCATCGGTAAAAACGTTAGTATATTTCCAGGTGCTGTCATAAGCGCGATTCCTCAAGATAAGAAATTTGAAGATGAGGATACTACCACTGTTATAGGTGATAATACGACAATTAGAGAATGTGTTACGATCAATAGAGGAACCTCTGACCGCATGAAAACGGTGATAGGTAAAAACTGTTGGATCATGGCTTACTGCCATATCGCACATGACTGTATTGTAGGTGATAATTGTATATTCTCAAATAACAGTACACTAGCTGGACATATTACAGTAGGTGACCACGTCGTTCTTGCTGGAATGGCAGCCGTGCAACAGTTCTGTCAGATAGGTAGTCATGCATTTGTTACAGGTGGATCTTTAGTAAGAAAAGATGTTCCTCCTTTTGTAAAAGCAGGACGCGAACCATTAAGTTATGTTGGTATTAATTCTGTAGGATTAAGAAGAAGAGGCTTTGAATTAGAGAAAATCAGAGAAATTCAAGATATTTACCGCATTCTTTATCAGAAAAACTATAACGTTTCTCAAGCAGTACAAATTATTGAAGCTGAAATGAGCGCGACTAATGAAAGAGATGAAATAATAGAATTTATAAAAAACTCAAAGCGAGGTATCATGAGAGGATACGTGGCTAGTAATTAA
- the efp gene encoding elongation factor P — MASTSDIRKGLCIRYNHDIYKIVEFLHVKPGKGPAFVRTKLKSVTNGKVIDNTFSAGHKIEDIRVETQSFQYLYQDPEGYHFMNTDTYEQIRLQESVLDAPGLLKEGEIVKIQINTEDDSPLSVDMPQYVVLEVTATEPGLKGNTATNATKPATVETGAEVNVPLFINEGDKIRIDTEKGAYHERMKE, encoded by the coding sequence ATGGCAAGTACAAGCGACATTAGAAAAGGATTGTGTATTAGATACAATCACGATATTTATAAAATTGTAGAATTTTTACACGTTAAGCCTGGTAAAGGACCAGCATTTGTAAGAACAAAATTAAAAAGTGTAACTAACGGTAAAGTTATCGATAACACTTTCTCTGCTGGACATAAAATAGAAGATATAAGAGTAGAGACTCAATCTTTCCAGTATTTATATCAAGACCCAGAAGGATACCATTTTATGAACACAGATACTTATGAGCAAATACGTTTACAAGAATCTGTACTAGACGCACCAGGTCTATTAAAGGAAGGCGAAATCGTAAAGATCCAAATTAATACTGAAGATGATTCACCGCTATCAGTTGATATGCCTCAGTATGTTGTATTAGAAGTAACGGCAACAGAGCCTGGTCTCAAAGGTAATACAGCTACAAACGCTACTAAACCAGCAACTGTTGAAACAGGTGCAGAGGTTAACGTACCTCTTTTCATTAATGAAGGAGATAAAATACGTATCGATACAGAAAAAGGTGCTTATCACGAGCGCATGAAAGAGTAA
- a CDS encoding UDP-3-O-(3-hydroxymyristoyl)glucosamine N-acyltransferase, whose amino-acid sequence MKFSQTHRLKDIAALIDCEYVGDDQFPVTGMNEIHVVTPGDIVFVDHPKYYDKALQSDATIVLINKKVEAPAGKALLISDDPFRDFNKLTQHFAPFHAFAKANTNPPIVGKGTVIQPNAFLGNEVVIGENCIIHSNVSINDRCVIGNNVIIHSGTVLGADAFYYKRRPEGYDKLLSNGRVIVEDHVEIGAACTIDRGVSGDTTIGYGSKLDNQVHIGHDTVLGKNVLIASQTGISGCVVIEDDVKIWGQVGIRSDVRLGKGCEIMAQSGVSKDVKPGDVLFGSPASNAKEKFRELAAIRMLPNFIKNN is encoded by the coding sequence ATGAAGTTTTCTCAAACACATCGTTTAAAAGATATTGCTGCGCTCATAGATTGTGAGTATGTAGGTGATGATCAGTTCCCGGTAACAGGTATGAACGAGATTCATGTTGTGACACCAGGCGACATTGTGTTTGTGGATCATCCTAAATATTATGATAAAGCATTACAAAGTGATGCCACCATCGTTTTGATTAATAAAAAAGTAGAAGCACCGGCAGGCAAAGCTCTTTTAATATCAGATGATCCTTTTAGAGATTTCAATAAATTAACACAGCACTTTGCTCCATTTCACGCTTTCGCGAAAGCGAATACTAATCCACCTATAGTAGGTAAAGGTACTGTCATACAACCCAATGCTTTTTTAGGTAATGAGGTTGTAATAGGTGAAAACTGCATCATACATAGCAATGTGTCTATAAATGATAGATGCGTTATAGGAAATAATGTAATTATTCACTCAGGTACAGTTTTAGGAGCAGATGCCTTCTATTATAAGCGTAGACCTGAAGGATATGATAAATTACTAAGTAACGGTCGTGTGATCGTTGAAGACCATGTTGAAATAGGTGCTGCATGCACTATTGATCGTGGTGTAAGTGGCGATACAACCATAGGTTATGGTAGTAAACTGGATAATCAAGTGCATATAGGACACGATACGGTATTAGGAAAAAATGTGTTGATAGCTAGTCAGACAGGTATATCAGGTTGTGTAGTTATAGAAGATGATGTAAAAATCTGGGGACAAGTAGGTATACGCAGTGACGTTAGATTAGGAAAAGGATGTGAAATAATGGCACAAAGTGGTGTCTCAAAAGATGTTAAACCAGGTGATGTATTATTTGGGTCGCCAGCTTCAAATGCTAAAGAAAAGTTTAGAGAGCTGGCAGCTATAAGAATGTTACCTAACTTTATCAAAAATAATTAA
- a CDS encoding nuclear transport factor 2 family protein — protein MSAAAKKIVRSFLDSDVFINPELFKDFIHPDFRTHWHASSGYREYDYNEYYRLTESTASSYESMRTDITHMISEKDEVAARFTVFVKTVENPREEIPIGYFISIFKVSENKIIEIHQTSHPSEN, from the coding sequence ATGTCAGCAGCAGCTAAAAAAATTGTACGGTCGTTCTTGGATTCAGATGTATTCATTAATCCTGAATTGTTTAAGGATTTCATACATCCAGATTTTAGAACACACTGGCACGCAAGTTCTGGTTATAGAGAATACGATTATAATGAATATTATAGACTTACTGAGTCTACTGCGTCATCATATGAAAGTATGAGAACAGATATAACGCACATGATCAGTGAAAAGGATGAAGTAGCAGCAAGGTTTACAGTGTTTGTAAAAACAGTAGAAAATCCTCGAGAAGAAATCCCTATAGGTTATTTTATTTCTATCTTTAAAGTCTCAGAAAATAAGATTATTGAGATTCATCAAACGAGTCACCCTAGCGAAAATTAA
- the sucD gene encoding succinate--CoA ligase subunit alpha: MSVLVNKDSKIIVQGFTGSEGTFHAGQMIEYGTNVVGGVTPGKGGQTHLDKPVFNTVSEAVEKVGANVTIIFVPPAFAADAIMEAADAGIEVIITITEGIPVADMVKAADYIKDKNCRLVGPNCPGVITPGEAKVGIMPGFVFKKGKVGIVSKSGTLTYEASDQVVKQGYGISTAIGIGGDPIIGTTTKEAVELFMNDPETEAIVMIGEIGGQLEADAAQWIKATGNKKPVIGFIAGETAPAGRTMGHAGAIVGGSEDTAQAKKAIMRECGIHVVDSPAEIGKKVAEVIG, translated from the coding sequence ATGAGCGTTTTAGTAAACAAAGATTCTAAAATTATAGTACAAGGTTTCACTGGTAGTGAAGGAACATTCCACGCAGGCCAGATGATTGAATACGGTACAAACGTAGTAGGTGGAGTAACACCAGGTAAAGGTGGACAGACACACTTAGATAAGCCTGTTTTCAACACTGTTTCTGAAGCGGTTGAGAAAGTTGGAGCAAACGTAACTATCATTTTTGTGCCACCAGCATTTGCTGCAGATGCTATAATGGAAGCTGCAGACGCAGGAATTGAGGTAATAATTACTATTACTGAAGGTATTCCAGTTGCTGATATGGTAAAAGCTGCTGACTATATTAAAGATAAAAACTGTCGTCTTGTTGGACCTAACTGTCCAGGTGTAATCACTCCAGGAGAAGCAAAGGTAGGAATCATGCCTGGTTTTGTATTTAAAAAGGGTAAAGTTGGAATCGTTTCAAAATCAGGAACTCTTACTTATGAGGCATCTGACCAAGTTGTAAAACAAGGATATGGTATTTCTACAGCGATCGGTATAGGTGGTGATCCTATTATAGGAACAACTACTAAAGAGGCCGTAGAGTTATTTATGAATGATCCAGAAACTGAAGCTATTGTAATGATAGGTGAAATAGGTGGTCAGTTAGAGGCTGATGCAGCACAGTGGATTAAAGCTACTGGAAATAAGAAACCAGTTATAGGCTTTATCGCTGGAGAGACTGCTCCAGCTGGTCGTACTATGGGGCACGCAGGTGCGATTGTAGGTGGATCTGAAGATACGGCACAAGCTAAAAAAGCAATTATGAGAGAATGTGGAATTCACGTTGTAGATTCTCCTGCTGAAATAGGTAAAAAAGTAGCTGAAGTAATAGGCTAA
- the fabG gene encoding 3-oxoacyl-[acyl-carrier-protein] reductase codes for MKLLEGKTALITGASRGIGKGIAQVYAKHGANVAFTYSSSEAPALELEKELTAMGVKAKAYKSNAASFQESQDLVVQVVEDFGTVDILINNAGITKDNLLMRISEEDFDQVIEVNLKSVFNMTKAVQRTMLKQRSGSIINMSSVVGVKGNAGQTNYAASKAGIIGFSKSVALELGSRNIRCNSIAPGFIETEMTGKLNEDVVQGWRDAIPLKRGGSPEDVANACVFLGSDLSTYVTGQTLNVDGGMLT; via the coding sequence ATGAAATTACTTGAAGGTAAAACAGCTCTTATTACAGGAGCGAGTAGAGGTATAGGTAAAGGAATTGCACAAGTCTATGCAAAGCATGGAGCAAATGTTGCATTCACTTACAGCAGCTCTGAAGCACCAGCACTAGAACTAGAAAAAGAACTTACAGCAATGGGTGTTAAAGCCAAAGCTTACAAGAGTAATGCAGCAAGTTTTCAAGAATCACAAGATCTAGTCGTGCAGGTTGTAGAGGATTTTGGTACTGTTGATATTTTAATCAATAACGCTGGAATTACTAAGGATAATCTCTTAATGCGTATTAGTGAGGAAGACTTTGATCAAGTAATAGAAGTGAACTTGAAGTCTGTTTTTAATATGACTAAAGCTGTTCAACGTACTATGTTGAAACAGCGATCAGGTAGTATTATAAACATGAGTAGTGTAGTAGGTGTTAAAGGTAATGCTGGTCAAACTAACTATGCTGCGAGTAAGGCAGGTATTATAGGCTTTTCAAAATCTGTAGCGCTTGAATTAGGTTCTAGAAATATTAGATGTAACTCAATTGCACCAGGATTTATCGAGACAGAAATGACTGGTAAATTAAATGAAGATGTTGTTCAAGGATGGAGAGATGCTATACCATTAAAACGTGGTGGTAGCCCAGAAGATGTCGCAAATGCTTGTGTATTCTTAGGTAGTGATCTTTCAACTTATGTAACAGGTCAGACACTTAACGTGGATGGCGGTATGCTTACCTAG